A genomic region of Colletes latitarsis isolate SP2378_abdomen chromosome 7, iyColLati1, whole genome shotgun sequence contains the following coding sequences:
- the LOC143343503 gene encoding uncharacterized protein LOC143343503, with product MDGMESGQYEYLRINKYFLFSIGQWPYQTIKDKILVGLVFLPIATTLAAFQGGGMVTAFNVGDMDSFMESFAPFIISCMCTAKFFNFIFNGEQMRSLLNMMRDDWKIYSVSSNELEILSRHYAVGKRITLNYATFLYGSMTPFMMMPSLQNAASALGFFNLSGERAPLMYRVEHFVDAEKYYYSLLIHSYFGTVAFITIVVACDSMILLYVQHECALCEILRDRLRNFVEDDNMDIELHPSKHEDRPYINARTCIMLHKHIIEFAQTIENANTVSFLFQLGFNLMGVSFTQFQAIANLDRPNKSLSFGSFTTSLLSILLLDSWRGQQVLDSTDNIFEYTTSGKWYQSSMNCKQLLSIMLSKSVVPIKLTAGRLYTLNLENFTAVVKTSFSYCMVLCSFQ from the exons ATGGATGGAATGGAAAGTGGTCAGTATGAGTACTTGCGAATAAATAAGTACTTTTTGTTCTCCATCGGTCAGTGGCCATATCAGACTATCAAGGACAAGATTTTGGTCGGATTAGTTTTTTTACCAATCGCTACTACGCTAGCGGCCTTTCAG GGTGGCGGAATGGTAACAGCGTTTAACGTGGGTGACATGGACTCGTTCATGGAAAGTTTTGCACCTTTCATCATCAGCTGTATGTGCACCGCCAAATTCTTCAACTTTATTTTTAACGGCGAACAG ATGAGGAGCCTTTTGAACATGATGAGAGACGATTGGAAGATATATTCGGTATCGAGCAATGAACTCGAAATTCTCTCCCGACATTATGCAGTGGGAAAAAGAATTACCCTTAACTATGCAA CTTTTCTATACGGATCAATGACACCATTTATGATGATGCCATCGCTACAGAATGCAGCTAGCGCTTTAGGGTTCTTCAATCTTTCCGGCGAACGAGCGCCGCTGATGTATCGCGTTGAACATTTCGTGGACGCGGAGAAATATTACTATTCTCTGCTGATCCACTCGTACTTTGGCACCGTGGCATTTATCACAATCGTCGTCGCTTGTGATTCGATGATACTACTTTACGTTCAACACGAGTGCGCGCTTTGCGAGATTTTGAG agaTCGATTACGAAACTTCGTGGAGGATGACAATATGGACATTGAGTTGCACCCCAGCAAACACGAAGACAGACCGTACATAAATGCCAGAACCTGCATAATGTTGCACAAACACATAATCGA atttgctCAAACAATCGAGAATGCAAACACGGTGTCATTCTTGTTCCAATTGGGATTCAATTTGATGGGTGTCAGCTTCACTCAGTTCCAG gcAATAGCAAACTTAGACAGGCCAAACAAGTCTCTCAGCTTTGGTTCGTTTACGACTTCCTTGTTAAGTATTCTTTTACTCGACAGTTGGCGGGGACAACAAGTCTTAGACTCCACTGACAACATATTCGAATACAC GACAAGCGGAAAATGGTACCAATCGTCTATGAATTGTAAACAACTTCTAAGTATTATGTTATCAAAGAGTGTAGTGCCTATTAAATTAACAGCTGGCAGACTCTACACATTAAATTTAGAGAACTTCACCGCG GTTGTAAAAACATCATTTTCGTATTGCATGGTTCTGTGCTCCTTTCAATGA
- the LOC143343880 gene encoding odorant receptor 9a-like, translating to MESSQYEYLRVNKYFLRVIGQWPYQSTLEKILIGIVFIPIIALQTIIQGGGMITALNVGDIDSFMEGFSPFIISWMCLAKFTNFIFNGSQMKNLLNMMRDDWKMFSVSSNDLDILSRHYGVGKKITFNYAASLYGTMTPFMIVPSLQIAADAVGFYNLSGERPLMFRIEHFVDTEKYYYFMLIHSYFGTLAFITVVVACDSMIVLYVQHECGICEILGGRLKNFVDGDTNDIELYPNKHEDKPYQNTRSCIILHKHIIEFGKTIEDANTVALFFQLGFNLMGVSFTQFQAIANLATPNKSLRFGSFTICLLSILFLDSWRGQQMLDSTNRIFEYTTSGNWYYSSLNSRKLLSVMLSKSMRPIKVTAGKLYILNLENFTSVLRTSFSYCMVLCSFQ from the exons ATGGAAAGTAGCCAGTATGAGTACTTACGtgtcaataaatattttttgagaGTAATCGGCCAATGGCCTTATCAATCTACACTGGAAAAGATTTTGATCGGAATAGTTTTTATTCCAATCATTGCTCTTCAAACGATTATTCAG GGCGGCGGAATGATAACAGCGCTCAACGTAGGCGATATCGATTCGTTCATGGAAGGTTTTTCTCCTTTTATAATTAGCTGGATGTGCCTCGCCAAATTtaccaattttattttcaatggcAGTCAG ATGAAGAATCTTTTGAACATGATGAGAGACGATTGGAAGATGTTTTCAGTATCGAGCAACGATCTCGACATTCTCTCGCGACATTATGGTGTAGGGAAGAAAATTACCTTTAATTACGCAG CTTCTCTATACGGAACAATGACACCCTTCATGATTGTACCATCGCTACAGATCGCGGCTGACGCTGTAGGATTCTACAATCTGTCTGGCGAACGACCGCTAATGTTTCGCATTGAACATTTCGTGGATACGGAGAAATATTACTATTTCATGCTGATACACTCGTACTTTGGCACCCTGGCGTTTATCACGGTCGTGGTTGCTTGCGATTCGATGATAGTGCTTTACGTTCAACACGAGTGCGGGATTTGTGAGATTTTGGG aggacgaCTGAAAAATTTCGTGGATGGCGACACCAACGATATAGAATTATATCCTAACAAACACGAAGACAAACCGTATCAAAATACTAGATCGTGCATAATACTGCACAAACACATAATCGA ATTTGGTAAAACAATCGAGGATGcaaacacggtggctctcttcttCCAATTAGGATTCAATCTGATGGGTGTAAGCTTCACACAATTTCAG GCGATAGCAAATCTAGCAACACCAAACAAgtctctcaggtttggatcgttTACGATATGCCTGTTGAGTATCCTTTTTCTCGATAGCTGGCGTGGCCAACAAATGTTGGATTCCACCAATCGTATTTTTGAATATAC GACGAGCGGCAACTGGTATTATTCATCTTTGAATTCCAGGAAACTCTTGAGCGTTATGTTGTCGAAAAGTATGAGGCCTATTAAAGTAACAGCTGGAAAACTCTACATTTTAAATTTAGAGAACTTCACATCG gtCCTACGAACGTCATTTTCTTACTGCATGGTGCTTTGCTCTTTTCAATGA